The following nucleotide sequence is from Nothobranchius furzeri strain GRZ-AD chromosome 11, NfurGRZ-RIMD1, whole genome shotgun sequence.
CTTTAGgttaccccaaaggcaccccctgtgccaagagggagggttgATGCCAACAGCGGAGCTCCgcaacgcacgctgcagagaccattACCCTGTGCGCTCTATGGCGCACTGGAGGagtcccagagaagccacccagcgttgaaaatctcatgtgtagacggcccaactggtgtgttagccagagaacgaacaggtgcactggagtgtgaagctgctcgctgTGCCCcaagcctatggtgaaggtcaggacagaaggacagtaagttaacgttcggcgacggagagagaatattagctggctccgtctgtgaacagttgagctaacttacctgagATAAgcaaccaccgaagcgagaagaggtgattgaatagtgcgtgcgttgggacgcttgctacttatagtagcaggggacgtgtatgtcacggtcactggccaatcaggattggcgtattgagataagtgcttctgaggaatccgcggaggggcgtatcccatagtgagacattgaaacgaatgttaagaaagagaacacattttattatgcttttgCACAAAATCAGACATTGCGTGGCATgatgtttaaaatataaatataaaatctcAACAGGCAAGTTATAAAaatcaatagtaatcccacgtgacCTGTTTTCAAATGGTGCACTGGTTGTTgcaactgtaggctgcacaaaagaCGACCATAGTTGCTAGCTCTGCATTGACTCCAGtttggtttggagagtgaggaaccaaTCCAATATGGTGGCAATGTTCTCTCCATTGCCTAATGAGccatctacatattcatgtctatggtcaTAACTACAAAGATACTCATCATTCTTCTGTTTACATTATTGCATTGAATACACTGAAGAGCATTTACACTTCTGTAATTATCTTTGTGACAAAAATGTAAAGGAGGAGTTTTACACTGAATGctcatgtgatttcctgtctaatcCTATGTTAACTGCGAAATTTGACATGTCCCGGAAGCGGAACACCGTAAAAATAGAACTTGATCCTATCTTTTCAGGGACACGACTGAAAGTACCCGCGTCGTTGCTGGTTTGAATGACCCTCATAGACTGTAATGGATTCTAATTTTAAGCGGTGatgttccgctgccgttccgcaccactgatgcttccagtgagcAGCAGTGTTAGCAAAACTATGTTAACATATTCATGCTGCGACACTGATTAATGGGATACGAGTGGTTTTATcacattccatcttttagttctttttaaaacacagaaaggttttatttacctgcaacgtttgcctgacgaagtttgcagccgcaaacgaaacgttgcaggtaaataaaacctttctgtgttttaaaaagaactaaaagatggaattagaatttcaacacagcaagaacacaccaaagatggttTTATCACAGTCCAAACGTTGAAGAGTGAAACAACTGATCAATCGTTAAGCTAATCTGAACTTTAGGACCTAACCATCAGATGAACATTAAAGTAAGTTGAGTAAATAGTCAGTAAAACCAGAATTTGTGTTAATTTTCTTCATAAAGGGATGAAAGTGGTTGAAACAAAAGTTGAGAGTTAGCATGTTGTTGAATAGTAAACGAAAGGCAGTTTTTCCTCTTTGCTGCAGTTTGAGTACAGAAAGTTTGATTTGAGTTCTTTGGTCCTCTCAGGCCGGAGTTCTCTGTGTTTGTGGGGGACTTGGCCTCTGAAGTGGACGACTACCAGCTTCATCAGCTATTTAAGAAGTACCCATCCTGCAAGGGGGCCAAAGTAGTCACTGACCAGTACGGGTACTCGAGGTACGTCGGCTGCTGTGTGTGGACCGTACTCATTGTTTGTTCACTTTCTTTGTGGTTTATAATTAATAATACCGTAACAAGTGTTTCTGTGGTGTAATGATATATTTGGATAGCAGTGCTTTGGACGTTGAGCACCACTGCATCTTCGTCTATTTTTCGAAAAAAGGCTGAAGAAATGTTTTCCTGCCATTTTATGCTAAAACTATTGTTTTCCCCATATAGGCTAAGCAAGAGCAACTCACAATTCAAGTGATGCTACCTCATGTTAAAAGTAAAACAGCAAGTTTCAGTTCTACCATAATAATACCCATTATATTCTCTTTCTCATAAGTGGCTATTAAATGGCAAGTATGTGGCATGTACAGGTGGGCAAAGGAGGTGTAACTGTTGTCTGATCTACAGAGGCTACGGCTTTGTTAAGTTTGGAGATGAGAGCGAGCAGAAGAAGGCCATTGAGGAGTGCCAGGGTACAGTGCTGGGGGGGAAGCCTCTCAGGCTCAGTATTGCTGTAGCAAAAAGGTGAGAATTATTAGATGTGACTAAAGAAAGCTCAGGTGACAGGAAAGACTCTTGTTCTCCAAGAAGCTGTCTTTCCACAACCCTGAcacttgtttattttgtttggtAGTCAGAAGATCACAAACTACCAAGCAAGTCAAGGCCAGAATTATAGCAACTACAACCAAACACAGCCTGGCTACTATGGCGGTCAAACAGGTGGAAATCAAGGCGGCTACTACCCTCAGTGGGGCGGCTACGACCAGTATGGCGGCTACAACAGCAGTGGCTATGGAGGCTATGGAGGCGGCTACAACAGCGGCTACAATAGTGGCTACAGTTATAATTATGGGCCCTATGGATACCCCCCACCAGGTCACATGATGCCACCGCCCCCCATGGGGATGCCACCTGTAACCACCGACGTGACAGAAGCTGTAGAGGTAGGACACACACCTGTTTGGAAACATGCATGGTTTATATCATTCAAAGTGTTTAGCAATAATATTAAATACACTTTTCTAAATATGGTGTCTTTCTCCCACAGGGCCAAGAGCAGGTCGAACAGACTGAGGATGATAATGAAGAAGGTAAAACCCTGAGATTTttctattcaattcagttcatttatatagcaccaaatcacgacaagagtcgtctcaaggcacttcacgaagtaaacattccagtatagttcagttcattaagacaATCTGTAAAAaaattcctatataaggaacccagcagacatACTGATTTTATCTACTATAAACTAGAGAAATTGGGAATAATTTATTGAGGAGTAAACTTAATTTATATTAAATCTGACTAATTTAGGAACAGATGAATGTCTTAGAAATCAAAATGTTTGAACCCACACTCTACTGAAGGATTCTGCTCATTTAGCTAGCTGCTATTATGCTATGTTggtgctgtttgacactcttctgcTAGCTTTTAGCGTGCTAGCACCACATTGTTATTGTTTGACACCCtttagctaactgttagcatgctAGCAGTATGCTGTTGCTGTATGTCACCTACATTTTGTGTTTTGTGGTGTTTTCCAGAACCCATCCCTGAATGTGACACGGAGCTGTGGAACAAAGAGTTTATGCAGCGCAGTGAGGAGCTTTATGACGCCATGATGAACTGTCACTGGGAGCCACTGGACTCTATAGAATCCCCCATCCCCACCCTTTGATCGATTTTGTCTTTCTCTGTTAAAATAAGATTTTATATGCTTTAAAATATGCCACCACATTAACATCCTATAAAAGCCAGCAAGAGTTTGACTTCTGCAGACACAGACATTCACTCTATGATATTGTTTACCATGTTGGTAACAAACAGGACATTTGTTAATAGTGTGTTTACGGAGTGAAACTGTCTGCATACACCAGAGAATCAAACGTTCTGAGGCCGATTGGCACTCTGAAGTCGTTGTTACATAATTGGatgttgtgtgttttttttatcccGTGATGAAGAACAAAGCACAGgctctttattgttgttgttgattCATGTTGAAATAACCAGAAAAATGTTCTTGTCAGAGTTTTctccaaacaacaacaacaaaaaaaaagaaagccaCGCCTTTTGTTTGATTGTTCCATTGGTTCAGTATGGTCGCTAGCATTTTTCACATTTACTGTTTCGGTTCATAAGGACTTCTAGGCTTAGATAATTTTATTTGTATGTGGTCAGCAGTTTGGAACGATGGTATAGAGGTCAGCATATAAACTAAAATGTTGACAAGCTGAGAGCTCATCGTGGTACGTCCTCCAGAGACGTCTCATTGGTGGAACTAAGGCTGGATAACGGATGCATTTGTGTTCTGATCTTTAATAATattttgtatatatttttttctgaaGATGTTTTATAAAATAAAATTGGGTGAAGCTGACCATAAGAAGTACTGTCACTTTGTGAGCAATcaatgtagtgtgtgtgtttttggatGACACGATTTTTAACAGGTGTAACTTGTCAGTGCCAGCATACCGTACCGTACCacatttatttatagagcacatttaaaaacggcatgtcaGCCGACCAAAGGTCTTGAACACAGAAAGAGGTCAATGTAAACAAAAAAGCAGTAAAACCAATGTTAAAACGAGCCCTCAATCAAAGAATACAACAGGCTGATGAAACTTAAAATTAAGAATGCAACCCAAAATGCAAAAACCTAAACATTTGGTTGCAATAACAACATAAAAACTACTGAATAAGAGCAAAAgagtaaaaagaaataaatacatttcagggACAAAGTCCACTAATTAAAATGCTACCATCCTAAAGCCATTCTGAAGAGATATGTCTTAAGGCTGGATTTAAAATACACAAGTGATGGAGCCAGACGTGCTGAGAATAGGAGTGCATTCCACAGTCCTAGCCTGCTTCAAAAAGGGCAAACACAATCTCTTCCTACAAGCAAAGATATCTGGTGCCTGCATTCACTTCCCATTTggatcaaccatccatccatctgttttcgtctgctcatccggagtcgggtcgcggaggcagcaacctaagcagagaggcccagacttccctctccccaatcactttgaccagctcctccaggggagtcCCAGTGCTACCTagtcagctgagagacatagtccttccagcgtgtcctgggtctaccttttaggccttctcctggttggacctgccaggaaaacctcaccagggaggagtccaggaggcatcctaactagatgcccgagccacctcaactggctcctctcgatgtggaggagcagtggatctactctgagcccccaagatgactgagcttctcaccctatctctaagggagaccccagacaccctgcagagaaaacttcaGCCGTTTGTATCGCTATGATCGTGACCACAGAGGGTTGGAACTTAGATcacccggtaaatcgagagcattGCATTCcggctcttcaccacgacagaccagtacaactccCGTATCACCGCAGatacagcaccaatctgcctgtcgatcttgcGCTCCAGTTTTTGTTCGGAAGATCCCGAGATCCTTGTCTCTGCTCATCCCCTTGTCTGTGCCtatatcctgtccataaaagttatgaacagaatcagtgactaaGTGCAGCCTGGGCAGAGACCTGTTTGGATATcagagaaaacaaaaacacacacacactgttaagtCCTTTACTTTGTTCTGGATTTGATATATTTCATATTCATTGTTTACATATTTGTGTTTTAGCTAATTGTAGTGATTCTTGCTTTCTGCGTCCTCCGCCTCATTCTTTGTGCTGAGCAATCCATGTCCGGGTCTCCCGGGGCTGCACCAGCTGGGCCCCATGCGGTACCAGCCCTGATATAGTCCTCTCCAAATGAGACAGCCCAGAGCACCCCCCAGCAGCTGAGTGGGGAACCGAGGAAAATAGGCTAGAAGACAGAGCAGCAGAAAGATCCAAAGCCCAAGGAGGAGAACACAAAAGAGAAAGAGGATCCTCAGCGGAGCCTCAGAGACCCCTCCGAGGCTGAGATAAGGGCCAAACACAGCAGTTTCCTCCGCCAGCAGCAggcagcacagacagagaaagaagACATCCTCTGAAACCTCATATCCCCTCCAAACCATCCCGCCTTTCAGGCACTCTTTCTTGCTCTCCCCCTCTCGCAGCACCAGCAGAGGCTGTCCGTTTGCTACCTCTACATTTAAAGATTCATAGCAGCTTCCTGTAGTGTTCTCCAAGAGGTCTAGTAGTTTACAGAAACCAAGCCAAAGTCCACCTGCTACTGCAAGCCTGGAGAGATGATGAAGGGAAAGTAAGAGGGAACGACGGATGGAGAAGGAGAGAAGGAAGACAAAGGAGCCAACGAAGATGAAGGTCCATCCCCAACCGGAGTGCAAGAACAACCtggaaggaggaggagaaagcgTGAGGCCAGGAGAAACGTCTTACTGGAAAAACTAAACTTTGTTCATCAAGTGGATGCATCCTCTCTGATTACTCCAGAGGAAGTTTCCTCCCACAGTTCACAGCCATCCTTCTTTATTCTAAATTGACCAATCAGGTTCAAGTAAATGAGAATAAACAGGAAGTGGTCCTACCTGTAGAGGAAGTGGCTTTTCTTGGCAAAGATGCTGTGCTGAGATACCCAAAGGCTCAGGGTGGGGCCGAACACTACCACCGCTGACAGCAGCAGGTGGAAGTGCTGCCTAAACGCCGTGTTACCCAGAAACCTGGCTGCCAAGTCCGTCAGGACCACTAGCACCGTGTTGAGGAACATCTGAACCCACATTCAAAGCTCTGACCAGATCTAAACTAACAGGAACATCAACTATAGCAGTGGTGTTTGTGTAGATTCTCCACCTTAAACCTGACAGCATGCACTTTTTCATGCAACAAGGCTGTAAAACGCTGCAGAATGCACCAAAAAACACCAGTAACAGCTATTTTTACTGGAAAAACGCATGTCCTCATGCATTCCGTCATGCACAAGGGCTaaaaagaatgaagaaaaaccATCCTCTTGCCGAAGCTGTCCCAATGAAAAGCTTGATGCTTTGGGGGTTAATCGTGCAGAGATCCCAAGCTGCTGCCTGTGCATTCAAATCCTCAGATGTTAGCAGTAAAGTTTCTTTAGCCATGTGAGAGTTGTGTGCTGCATATTGTGAATGAGACGACCACTGGCTCCTAGCGTTCCACAAACTCTAAATGTGTGCACACTGTGAAATCCAGCCCAGAAATTCTTCGGCCCAGCGGGCTCCTGTGCGGACTCAGACCTCTTCTGCTTGTAGCTTCTGTGTAGTTTGAGCTGCAGCTCAGGGAAGGTTTCTGACTTTTCTTTGGCTCCTTCTGCTGAAATAACTCTTGCAGCCGCGTTACCGTCTGAGACATCTAACTGTTGCTCTTCTATTCCCACTGCAACTCTACCCTCACACCTCTCCACTGACATTGACACTTGGCCTTTAGATATTAGACTTGCCACACGTCTCCTCACCTTCAAGGATGTCAAATAATTTCTACGAAGGTTAAATCAAAGTCACGACTTCTGACTAACGTACATTTATTACACAGCAGAACAAGATTAAGCAacacaaaacaaaatgaaaacagTGTAATCAGTTAGACAGGgtgtcactctgtgtgtgtgttcatgtgtattATTAGCAGCAACCTTTGCGCTGTATCTGGTCTGAAACTCAGCTGCTGCAGCAGTTTGGTTTTGTCAATCACTGAAAGGCacgcccccacccccgctcttctTGCTCTCTGACACCAATTTAACTCATTTAAATCTACTCTAATTGCTTCAGTTAACTGCATCATCACCTTAAATCCATAAAACTCAAACACAAATGTGTAGATGCGATGGGTTTAACTGCTTCTGTTTTTGTCAAAGTGACCTTACAAACCTGCCGTCAGTTTCCTCTTCAGTTAGAGAGCTTAGTTTATAAAGTTATCACTGAGTGCTGTAGGCTACGTTAAGGGTTCATGTAAGAAATGTGGGGCTGAGCGCTAAGTTTTAGACTGCATGTTTGTTTTTAGAAGGCTGCAAAGAACATTTCCCCGTGGGGATAACAAAGTTGGACTGACTGATAAATTTAGGTTCTTGAGATGAATATTTACTAAAGcccagttaaaagaaaaactagtaAATAGAAGATTACGACACTGTTTATTTAGCTTATTTAGCAACATCTGGTTGGTTAAACCACTGATGTTTGATATTACTAATTTAAATCTTTTGGGTAAGGAGGTTGAAAGTTAACAAACCAACAATCTAAATCACAGAACACAGTAAACTCCTCTCATTTGTTCCTCATCAGGTTTCTCCCTGTGAGTTATGTGTCACTGACACTACTTGTGACATCGTTGTTCCCTCTCGTGGTGAACTTAGAAGCTGTTAGTGCACTGGGTTTGTCTCGTCGCTACACTCCTGCTGACATCTGGCACTGAAGCACAAATGTAAAATGTGGTGGGATAAATAAAAGAATCTGAGCTTTGATCAGTCACATTTTGAATTTTGCAATTTCACTACTGACAAAAAcccttttgtgtttttaaaattaaTGTAAAGAGAGGTATGTGACATGGTTTTCTTCAAACGGAGAATTATCACTTTTCCGTTTCCAGTAGTGATGATTTGTGCTGGATTATGACGTTAGGATGTACTTTCATGATCTTAAACTAAGATAAAGTGCTTCCACCTTGTGGACACATGCTGACTTCACCATTTAACCCAAAATTGTAACAGTTTTTCTTCTAAAACACTAAAACACATTCTCTAAACTTCAATCATATTTTTCAAATCAAACACAGTTTTAGACATTACTAACAAAACTCACATCTTTTCTTAAAACCTTAAACACTTCCTGAGCCTCTAAACACATCTCACACACGAACAGCAAAACTGTAAACACTGGcagaaaaatgtgaacataagtaAAACATGGCTGCCATCTTTCACACACACTGGAAACACACGATTCTAAAGATGTGATCAGGTGGCACATGTGCATTTGCATGGATCGATACAGAGAGGCAGAGGAGGAAGAGTCCATGTGAGAGGTGGTGGAGTGGACTAGAAGGAAGTGGACGAGGAAGACCCAGAACAGTCATTACTGTAATATTTGGGCTTTATTGTCCACCGTGTCCTTGTTCAGAGGACAGCAGCATGAAGAGTTCAGCCCAGTCGGAGCACATTCTCTGTGGGCGTCGTCATAAGAACATTTAGAGAAGAGAACAGGCAAATGTTCATTGTTGCACAAAATGCATCCTACTATACTGTAAgctgagctgtcaactgacctctACCTGGTGGTAAGTTGACTTCAGTGGTGGGGGAGGAAGCTGGGCAGTTCTGGCAGACTTAAACGTATTGTGATGGTCTGCTGCTGGCGGAGTCTCCTGTAAGAAGGAGCTTTGATGTGAACCTCTGACAGAATTTTGAAAACGCCCTGAGTGGAGCTGGGGACACTGAGTCCAAGTGGGCCATGCTTTGTGCTTCCATTGTTGAGACGGCTGACCGGAACTTTGGCTGCagggtcgtcggtgcctgtcgtggttgcAATCCTTGAACCcgatggtggacaccggcggttagggatgctgtaaaGCTGAAGAAATAGTCCTatcgggtctttttggcctgtggggctccagaggcagctgataggtaccggCAGTTCAAGAGGAATGTGGCCTGGGTGGTCGCGAAGGCGAAAACCCAATCATGAGAGgaatttggtgagaccatggagcaagacttctgtcaAGGTGATTCTGGTTCACCCTCAGGTGCCTCAGGATggcaaagcagtgcactaccaacactgtttacagtagtgatggtgtgctgctgacctctattcgggacgttgtggatcgtgggtggaatacttcaaagacctcctcaatcccaccggcacgtcttccagtcAGAAAGCAGACTCTTGGGACTTTGGgctggactctccaatctctggtgctgaggtcgctGAGGTGGCCAAAAAACTCTTCAGAGGCAAGGCCCCGGGGGTGGCTGAGATCTGccaagagttccttaaggctctgggatGATGTGGTGCAGCTTTCTCCAAGTCAGGGatcaggtcctgcctcaagtggaggtgtttaagtatctcggggtcttgttcacgagtgaggtaaagatggagcatgagctcgataggtggattggtgctgcgtttgCCGCGATGCGGGTGttgcaccggtctgtcgtggtgaagagagagctgagccagaaggttaaGCTCTCGATTCACCGAACGATCAACATTCGTACTCTCACCCCATGGACGAATGGATGGATATACTGTAAATGCTGTAATCTTCATCTCTATGCTATTTGTACTAGCTATATACATTTTAATGGTTTTGTCCCTCTTCTACAGGCTACCAAATAATGGAGGAAGGGCGTTTCTTTTCTCCCAGCAAGAAGCTTCATTGTTGACAAGGTCAGTCAACATGTCACCCAACTGGGATTGAAGACAGAGTAAACTTTGTTGGAAGAAGAAGGGTTTTATGTTTAGCACATTTTAACCCTccaactgtcttcatgggtgaccccgccaggaaagttgaccattgagctgggttgatggtttatcccttgaggtccacgtgacgggTGAGGAGTTCgcatcacctcacccctgccacgtggacctcaagggataaaccatcaacccagctcaatggtcaactttcctggcagggtcacccatgaaggaagtgggagggttaagataaAACTCACGAGGCACTTTAACGGGGGATTAAACCTACAATCCATCGATTACAGGGCAGGCTCCCAACCCCTGCATCACCACTGTCTTCACAGTAATCAACAGTTTGGACCATCTCTTCCAGCACAGCAGACCTGGCATGAAAAAAGTATGAAGAGAACCCAGACCTCTGCAAGAGCTGTGAaagtccttcaggatgtttttttCCCATGAGCAAAAGAAAATATTGCCTTTGATGTGAATGAAGTCCATGTGCACAAAGACACGATGATGTGGGATGaatctgtgtttttgttttgttttttcatttcCAGCACTTTCTAATCAGGGTGCATTTTGTTAAACACACCTACACTAAATATTTCCTGTGAACTAGTCCAGGATAGTGTATCTAACAAATGTTTTGTGGTgaaattatttctacttttgcgTGGGCTCGTTTATCTAAGTCTTATAGAGCACTAGGGATATCATAAAATAGCTTTAGACCATCTTGTAACTATCGTACAAGCACTTTTTTATTCAATGTGAAGTAAAACAGCATTTGCTATAGTTTCCTTCAAATGTGATCGCTTTTACAGTTTACTTTCAAACTCGCCCTAATTTCAGAGTAGTTTTTGCACCAAGAGTTCACGCTGCCATGAGCAGGACGTTTCCTCTGAACTGAGCAAGGAAACAGTAGAGAAGAACAAAAAAACTCACGCTATCAGGAAGATAAAcaatcagactctgggtctgtgtGATTATCCGACAGACCAGAAGAAATCTGCAGAAATTTACAAATGAAAACAACAAAAAGAGTGCTCAGCACCCAGCTCTCCGAGGGCAGACCCATTAAAggcctgtgtctgtgtgtgtgtggcatccaGGCAGTCAGAACTGCCAGCTGCAGGATAACCGCTCTAATCCTGCAcaaagctctgactgacatcacaAACAGCTGTCTGCCTCATTGTCTCTGTTGCTGAAAACGCTCCAAACCAGTAACCCTGAAAGGGCAGACATGGGTGGACACGCTGCAGAGCTTGTCCTCACTTTTtctgaaaagataaaatatattttgTGCTACCGGATTGCTGCTCGAATGCGGCTACTAAcaattctttcaaaataaaagagtaaAAGTTGACTTTGCAGCTGACTCTGGACAACCCATGATTCATGCAGACAGCTCTATAAAGATTTTAAAAGCTGTGATTTTTATGTGAAAATTATGCATATCAGTGTAATGTGACATCGTAATTAGTTAAAGTTTAGAGCCTTTGCCTTCATGGCCCATGTGTGCATGTCTCCAATCGATTCTGGTAGAACGGTGCCTTTATCCCCTCAGTTGCTGTCAAATGGAAAATGCCTCTGACACTGTGGCCGGTGAACATGCCC
It contains:
- the fitm1l gene encoding fat storage-inducing transmembrane protein 1 yields the protein MWVQMFLNTVLVVLTDLAARFLGNTAFRQHFHLLLSAVVVFGPTLSLWVSQHSIFAKKSHFLYRLFLHSGWGWTFIFVGSFVFLLSFSIRRSLLLSLHHLSRLAVAGGLWLGFCKLLDLLENTTGSCYESLNVEVANGQPLLVLREGESKKECLKGGMVWRGYEVSEDVFFLCLCCLLLAEETAVFGPYLSLGGVSEAPLRILFLFCVLLLGLWIFLLLCLLAYFPRFPTQLLGGALGCLIWRGLYQGWYRMGPSWCSPGRPGHGLLSTKNEAEDAESKNHYN
- the trnau1apb gene encoding tRNA selenocysteine 1-associated protein 1-like, with translation MFNRQNSLWMGDLDPYMDENFVKQAFSAMGESPLGVKIITHRITGGSAGYCFVELADEASVDRCVQRLNGKLVPASNPPRKFKLNFATYGKRPEAGPEFSVFVGDLASEVDDYQLHQLFKKYPSCKGAKVVTDQYGYSRGYGFVKFGDESEQKKAIEECQGTVLGGKPLRLSIAVAKSQKITNYQASQGQNYSNYNQTQPGYYGGQTGGNQGGYYPQWGGYDQYGGYNSSGYGGYGGGYNSGYNSGYSYNYGPYGYPPPGHMMPPPPMGMPPVTTDVTEAVEGQEQVEQTEDDNEEEPIPECDTELWNKEFMQRSEELYDAMMNCHWEPLDSIESPIPTL